The Mammaliicoccus sciuri genome window below encodes:
- the hutH gene encoding histidine ammonia-lyase, with protein MNLVLNGKDLTIQDIKRFLKEDGQISISEEALVNVRKSRETVEKIIKNKETIYGITTGFGLFSDVLIEKEKYNDLQVNLIRSHSCGTGKPFPDNVSLIMMVLRLNTMLKGHSGVTEKLVSLLVEFINRRIIPVIPEQGSLGASGDLAPLSHLALALIGEGDVHYKGETRNAKEVLHEVGLEPHSLQAKEGLALINGTQAMTSQGVIAYIEAENIAYHAEWIAALTHQALNGIVDAYDEHVHIVRNFNEQVEVAERMRNWLEGSKLTTRQGEVRVQDAYTLRCIPQIHGASFQVLNYVKEKLELEMNAANDNPLIFDNDDETLVISGGNFHGQPIAFAVDFLKIGVAELANVSERRLERLVNPQLNGGLPAFLSPEPGLQSGAMIMQYAAASLVSENKTLAHPASVDSIPSSANQEDHVSMGTIGARHAYQIIQNVRRVISIECIIALQAVEIKGVDKLSPKTKAKYEELRSIVPSITQDRVFHHDIEKVCEYLR; from the coding sequence GTGAACTTAGTATTGAATGGTAAAGATTTAACAATTCAAGACATTAAACGATTCTTGAAAGAAGATGGTCAAATATCCATTTCGGAAGAAGCGTTAGTTAATGTCAGAAAAAGTCGTGAAACAGTAGAAAAAATCATTAAAAATAAAGAAACGATTTATGGTATTACGACTGGTTTCGGATTATTTAGTGATGTATTAATAGAAAAAGAAAAATACAACGATTTACAAGTCAATTTAATCCGTTCTCATTCATGTGGTACGGGTAAACCTTTTCCAGATAATGTGTCATTAATCATGATGGTCTTAAGGTTAAATACAATGTTAAAAGGCCATTCAGGTGTAACAGAAAAACTTGTTTCATTATTAGTAGAATTTATCAATCGAAGAATTATTCCTGTCATACCTGAGCAAGGATCATTAGGTGCTTCAGGAGATTTAGCACCATTATCTCACTTAGCTTTAGCGTTAATTGGTGAAGGAGACGTCCATTATAAAGGTGAAACTAGAAATGCGAAAGAAGTCTTACACGAAGTAGGATTGGAACCACATTCGTTACAAGCGAAAGAAGGATTAGCCCTTATAAACGGTACACAAGCGATGACATCTCAAGGTGTGATTGCATATATTGAAGCTGAAAATATTGCATATCATGCAGAATGGATTGCTGCATTAACACATCAAGCATTAAACGGTATTGTAGACGCATATGATGAGCACGTGCATATCGTCAGAAACTTTAATGAACAAGTTGAAGTAGCAGAGCGTATGAGAAATTGGTTAGAAGGTTCTAAATTAACAACTAGACAAGGTGAAGTACGCGTACAAGATGCATATACATTGAGATGTATACCACAAATACACGGCGCAAGCTTCCAAGTATTAAATTATGTAAAAGAAAAATTAGAATTAGAAATGAACGCAGCAAATGATAATCCATTAATATTTGATAACGATGATGAAACACTCGTAATCTCAGGCGGTAACTTCCATGGACAGCCAATAGCATTTGCCGTAGATTTCTTGAAAATAGGGGTCGCTGAGTTAGCGAATGTATCAGAAAGAAGACTTGAAAGATTAGTTAATCCACAACTCAATGGCGGATTACCAGCATTCTTAAGTCCAGAGCCAGGCTTACAAAGTGGTGCAATGATCATGCAATACGCAGCAGCGTCACTCGTATCAGAGAATAAGACATTAGCACATCCAGCAAGTGTGGATTCAATCCCATCGTCTGCAAACCAAGAAGACCATGTATCAATGGGAACAATAGGCGCAAGACATGCATATCAAATCATACAGAACGTACGAAGAGTTATATCTATAGAATGTATTATCGCGCTACAAGCAGTAGAAATTAAAGGTGTAGACAAACTATCACCGAAGACAAAAGCAAAATACGAAGAACTAAGATCAATCGTACCTTCAATTACACAAGATAGAGTATTCCATCATGATATAGAGAAAGTTTGTGAATATTTAAGATAG
- the hutI gene encoding imidazolonepropionase has translation MNDIIIQNIGELILPKKTDGPLKGKVLNELNIVKNGTVVINEGKVVYAGEHTEEFEAKEVIDATHKVVSPGLVDAHTHLVFGGSREHEMTLKQQGISYLDILKQGGGILSTVEATRESSEETLYEKSKKEIIRMIQFGTTTVEAKSGYGLDKTTELKQLNVAHQLAQDLPIRMKHTFLGPHAVPKDAKDNATFLQEMIDLLDDVKDKADFADIFCETGVFTIEESRRYMQAAKDKGLKVKIHADEIDPLGGLGLAIDEGAISADHLVASSEEDKAALKDSDTVAVLLPGTTFYLGKDQYADARGMIDHNGAVAIATDFNPGSCVTDNLQLVMSIAALKLKLTPNEIWNAVTVNAAKAIDAEAGTLEVGDQADVVVWDIPNHEYLPYHYGVNHAETVIINGKKVYENTGLLTES, from the coding sequence ATGAATGATATCATCATCCAAAATATAGGTGAATTAATTTTGCCGAAGAAGACTGACGGACCTCTTAAAGGGAAAGTTTTAAATGAATTAAATATTGTCAAGAATGGCACAGTTGTTATAAATGAAGGTAAAGTCGTTTATGCAGGTGAACATACTGAAGAATTTGAAGCTAAAGAAGTCATTGATGCCACTCATAAAGTCGTATCACCAGGTTTAGTAGACGCACATACACACTTAGTGTTTGGCGGGTCTAGAGAACATGAAATGACACTTAAACAACAAGGGATAAGTTATCTTGATATCTTGAAACAAGGTGGCGGAATTTTAAGTACGGTTGAAGCGACTCGTGAATCAAGTGAAGAAACACTATACGAAAAATCTAAAAAAGAAATTATTAGAATGATTCAATTCGGTACGACAACTGTTGAAGCTAAAAGTGGTTATGGTTTAGATAAAACAACCGAATTAAAACAATTAAATGTTGCACATCAATTAGCGCAAGACTTACCGATTCGAATGAAACATACATTTTTAGGACCACACGCAGTGCCTAAAGATGCGAAAGACAATGCAACATTCTTACAAGAAATGATTGATTTATTAGATGATGTGAAAGATAAAGCTGACTTCGCGGATATCTTCTGTGAAACAGGTGTATTCACAATTGAAGAATCAAGACGTTATATGCAAGCGGCAAAAGATAAAGGTTTAAAAGTTAAAATTCATGCTGATGAAATCGATCCACTTGGTGGACTAGGGTTAGCGATAGATGAAGGTGCAATATCTGCAGACCATCTCGTAGCTTCTAGTGAAGAAGATAAGGCAGCGTTAAAAGACAGTGACACTGTAGCTGTACTATTGCCAGGCACAACGTTCTATTTAGGTAAAGATCAATATGCAGATGCAAGAGGTATGATTGATCATAATGGTGCAGTAGCAATTGCGACTGACTTCAATCCAGGTAGTTGTGTGACAGATAACCTTCAACTTGTAATGAGCATTGCGGCATTAAAGCTTAAACTCACGCCTAATGAAATTTGGAATGCTGTTACAGTTAACGCAGCTAAAGCAATTGATGCAGAAGCAGGTACTCTTGAAGTTGGCGATCAAGCTGACGTAGTCGTATGGGATATTCCAAACCATGAATATTTACCATATCATTACGGTGTAAACCATGCCGAAACAGTGATTATTAACGGTAAAAAAGTCTATGAAAATACAGGTCTCTTGACTGAATCATAA
- a CDS encoding YceI family protein — protein MTNFNFDKAHSSLEFTVKHLMVSRVKGTFEDYNVEVSGDINDLSTLKATVTIKADSINTKNADRDAHLKSADFFSADENPNITFETKSISEDSITGDLTIAGVTHEETFDVDFNGVSKNPLNGETVTGFAVTGKIDREKYGVSFNQALETGGVMIGRDVKFEASAEFGLSE, from the coding sequence ATGACAAATTTCAATTTCGACAAAGCACACAGTAGTTTAGAATTTACAGTAAAACATTTAATGGTATCTCGCGTTAAAGGTACTTTTGAAGATTATAACGTAGAAGTATCAGGAGATATCAATGACCTTTCTACATTAAAAGCAACAGTTACAATAAAAGCAGATTCAATCAACACTAAAAACGCTGACCGTGACGCTCACTTAAAATCAGCTGACTTCTTTAGTGCAGATGAAAACCCAAATATTACATTTGAAACAAAATCAATCAGTGAAGATTCAATTACAGGTGATTTAACAATCGCTGGTGTAACACACGAAGAGACATTCGACGTTGATTTCAACGGCGTAAGTAAAAACCCATTAAACGGTGAAACAGTAACAGGTTTCGCAGTAACTGGTAAAATCGACCGTGAAAAATACGGCGTTTCATTTAACCAAGCATTAGAAACTGGTGGCGTAATGATCGGTAGAGATGTTAAATTCGAAGCAAGTGCAGAATTCGGTTTAAGTGAATAA
- the serS gene encoding serine--tRNA ligase, translating to MLDIRLIRSEPEFVKDKVAKRGDDPKVIDEILELDKKRRELIAQTEELKSRRNKVSGEIAQKKRNKENADDVILEMRQVGDQIKEIDHNLNQLNEDVTYRLVRIPNLISDETPVGKDEDDNVEVRKWGTPRQFDFESKAHWDLVESLKMADFERAAKVSGARFVFLTGQGAQLERALMNFMVTMHTTQHGYAEMMVPQLVNADSMFGTSQLPKFEEDLFKVEKEGLYTIPTAEVPLTNFYRDEVLQDEQFPIKFTGQSACFRSEAGSAGRDTRGLIRLHQFNKVEMVRYERPEDSFKALEELTQHAENILQALELPYRTVNLCTGDIGFGSSKTYDIEVWLPSYNDYKEISSCSNMTDFQARRANIRFKRNKDAKPEYVHTLNGSGLAVGRTFAAIVENYQNEDGTITVPEVLVPFMGGLKTIKL from the coding sequence ATGTTAGACATTAGATTAATTAGGTCTGAACCGGAATTTGTTAAAGATAAAGTAGCTAAAAGAGGTGACGATCCAAAGGTCATCGATGAAATTTTAGAATTAGACAAAAAGCGCCGTGAACTCATCGCTCAAACTGAAGAACTTAAATCACGACGTAATAAAGTAAGCGGGGAAATTGCGCAGAAAAAACGCAATAAAGAAAATGCAGACGATGTTATTTTAGAAATGCGTCAAGTTGGCGATCAAATTAAAGAAATCGACCACAATTTAAATCAATTAAATGAAGATGTTACGTATAGATTAGTAAGGATTCCTAATTTAATTAGTGATGAAACACCAGTCGGTAAAGATGAAGATGATAATGTAGAAGTACGTAAATGGGGTACACCACGTCAATTTGATTTTGAATCTAAAGCGCACTGGGACTTAGTTGAAAGTCTTAAAATGGCAGACTTTGAAAGAGCTGCTAAAGTATCAGGTGCACGCTTCGTATTCTTAACAGGTCAAGGTGCACAACTTGAAAGAGCACTTATGAACTTCATGGTAACGATGCATACAACGCAACATGGTTATGCTGAAATGATGGTACCTCAACTTGTAAACGCAGATTCTATGTTTGGTACAAGCCAATTACCTAAATTTGAAGAAGATTTATTCAAAGTAGAAAAAGAAGGCTTATATACAATTCCAACAGCTGAAGTACCTTTAACAAACTTCTATCGTGATGAAGTGTTACAAGATGAACAATTCCCAATTAAATTTACAGGACAATCTGCATGTTTCAGAAGTGAAGCAGGATCAGCAGGTAGAGATACAAGAGGTTTAATTAGATTACACCAATTTAACAAAGTTGAAATGGTGAGATATGAAAGACCTGAAGATTCATTTAAAGCGCTAGAAGAGTTAACTCAACACGCTGAAAATATTTTACAAGCTTTAGAATTACCATACAGAACTGTGAACTTATGTACAGGAGATATTGGATTTGGAAGCTCTAAAACATATGATATAGAAGTATGGCTACCAAGTTACAACGATTATAAAGAAATCAGTTCATGTTCAAATATGACAGATTTCCAAGCACGAAGAGCAAATATTAGATTTAAACGAAACAAAGATGCGAAACCAGAATACGTACACACACTAAACGGAAGTGGTTTAGCAGTAGGTCGTACATTTGCTGCAATCGTTGAAAACTACCAAAATGAAGATGGTACAATCACTGTACCTGAAGTATTAGTACCATTTATGGGTGGCTTAAAAACAATTAAATTATAA
- the hutU gene encoding urocanate hydratase, producing MSRAIKAKKGLEIECKGWEQEAVLRMLYNNLDPEVAEHPEKLVVYGGIGKAARNWESFDAIVDTLRRLENDETMLVQSGKPVAVFKTHEEAPRLLLSNSVLVPKWANWEHFHELDKKGLMMYGQMTAGSWIYIGSQGIVQGTYETFAECANQHFGGSLEGTITLTAGLGGMGGAQPLAVTMNGGVAICVDVDPSRIEKRIETRYCDVMTDSLDEALEKAEEAKKAGKPLSIGLVGNAAEIHHEILNRGFKIDIVTDQTSAHDPLNGYVPEGYSLEEADKLRESDPKKYVELSSASMKKHVEAMLLFQKNGAVAFDYGNNIRQVAFDEGLENAFDFPGFVPAYIRPLFCEGKGPFRFAALSGDPKDIERADELMRELFPEDEKLMRWLDMASEKIAFQGLPSRIAWLGYGERAKMGLALNELVRKGEISAPIVIGRDHLDSGSVASPNRETESMKDGSDAVGDWAILNALVNTAAGGSWISVHHGGGVGMGYSLHAGMVVVADGSERADRRLGRVLTTDPGMGVARHADAGYDIAIDTAKERNVDIPMLKEKDNHE from the coding sequence ATGTCTAGAGCGATTAAAGCGAAAAAAGGTTTGGAAATTGAGTGTAAAGGTTGGGAGCAAGAAGCGGTTCTAAGAATGTTATACAACAACCTTGATCCTGAGGTTGCGGAACATCCTGAGAAGTTAGTTGTATATGGTGGTATTGGTAAAGCAGCGCGTAACTGGGAAAGTTTCGACGCGATTGTTGATACGTTAAGAAGATTAGAAAATGATGAAACGATGCTTGTTCAATCTGGTAAGCCAGTTGCTGTTTTCAAAACACATGAAGAAGCACCGCGTTTATTATTATCAAACTCTGTATTAGTACCTAAATGGGCTAACTGGGAACATTTCCATGAATTAGATAAAAAAGGGCTTATGATGTACGGTCAAATGACTGCTGGTAGCTGGATCTATATTGGTTCTCAAGGTATTGTTCAAGGTACTTACGAAACATTTGCTGAATGTGCGAACCAGCATTTTGGAGGGTCATTAGAAGGTACGATTACGTTAACTGCTGGATTAGGCGGTATGGGTGGTGCGCAACCATTAGCTGTAACGATGAATGGTGGGGTCGCTATCTGTGTAGACGTCGATCCGTCTAGAATTGAAAAACGTATCGAAACAAGATATTGTGATGTTATGACGGATTCATTAGATGAAGCTTTAGAAAAAGCAGAAGAAGCTAAAAAAGCGGGTAAACCTTTATCAATAGGTTTAGTAGGTAATGCTGCTGAAATTCATCATGAAATCTTAAATAGAGGATTTAAAATTGATATCGTAACTGACCAAACTTCTGCACATGATCCATTAAACGGTTATGTGCCTGAAGGATATTCACTTGAAGAAGCGGATAAACTTCGTGAAAGTGACCCTAAAAAATACGTAGAATTGTCTTCAGCATCTATGAAAAAACACGTTGAAGCAATGTTATTATTCCAAAAAAATGGTGCTGTTGCATTTGACTATGGTAATAATATTAGACAAGTAGCATTTGATGAAGGTTTAGAAAATGCATTTGATTTCCCAGGATTCGTACCTGCATATATCCGTCCGTTATTCTGTGAAGGTAAAGGACCATTTAGATTTGCTGCTTTAAGTGGTGACCCTAAAGATATTGAAAGAGCAGACGAATTAATGCGCGAACTCTTCCCTGAAGATGAAAAATTAATGCGCTGGTTAGATATGGCAAGTGAAAAAATTGCTTTCCAAGGTTTACCTTCAAGAATTGCATGGCTTGGATATGGCGAACGTGCAAAAATGGGATTAGCATTAAATGAACTTGTTAGAAAAGGTGAAATTTCAGCACCAATTGTTATTGGACGTGACCACTTAGATTCAGGTTCAGTAGCATCACCAAACAGAGAAACAGAATCAATGAAAGACGGATCAGATGCTGTAGGTGACTGGGCAATCTTAAATGCACTTGTCAACACAGCTGCAGGTGGTTCTTGGATTTCAGTTCACCATGGTGGTGGTGTAGGTATGGGTTACTCATTACACGCTGGTATGGTCGTTGTAGCAGACGGTAGTGAACGTGCAGATAGAAGATTAGGTAGAGTATTAACAACTGACCCAGGTATGGGTGTAGCAAGACATGCTGATGCAGGGTATGACATTGCAATTGATACTGCAAAAGAAAGAAACGTAGATATTCCAATGTTAAAGGAGAAAGATAACCATGAATGA
- a CDS encoding YjiH family protein has product MRNQQQNNKGKEMWRFYVFSLLGIVLFFIPIKIGINKTILVDHVHLGVRSLLGEYTAYYALIIILIGAILPIIRMDFKKSVTDLILVLAKIIGAIIGCMYVFKIGPKLLFEPNYGPFLFEKLMLPLSILIPVGAIALSFLVGYGLLEFIGVFMQPVMRPIFKTPGKSAIDAVASFVGSYSLGLLITNRVYKDGMYNKKEAVIIATGFSTVSATFMVIVARTLDLMDMWNLFFWSTLVITFAVTAISAHLPPISNESEAYYQNQDGQKEVKVQGNYFKTAYEEAKRQSQQSLSLFKNIMTNLKDGIEMTMAILPSILSIGFLGLVLANFTPIIDWLSYIFYPFIYIFPIDDKALLAKASTISIIEMFLPSLLVVKASIEVKFVTAITSISAIIFFSALVPCILATDIKIPIWKLVVIWFIRVALTLLIAIPFSLLIF; this is encoded by the coding sequence ATGAGAAATCAGCAACAAAACAACAAAGGTAAGGAAATGTGGAGATTTTATGTATTTAGTTTGTTAGGCATTGTATTGTTCTTTATACCTATAAAGATTGGTATAAATAAAACGATACTAGTAGATCACGTACATTTGGGCGTACGTTCATTATTAGGTGAATATACTGCTTATTACGCACTAATCATTATATTGATTGGCGCAATATTACCCATCATAAGAATGGATTTTAAAAAGTCAGTTACAGATTTAATTTTAGTTTTAGCCAAAATTATCGGCGCAATTATTGGGTGTATGTATGTCTTTAAAATTGGTCCGAAACTATTATTTGAGCCTAACTACGGTCCGTTCTTATTTGAAAAGTTAATGTTACCACTCAGTATATTGATTCCAGTAGGTGCTATTGCATTATCATTTTTAGTGGGTTATGGACTCTTAGAATTTATTGGTGTCTTTATGCAACCTGTTATGAGACCAATATTTAAGACGCCTGGTAAGTCTGCTATTGACGCAGTAGCTTCATTTGTAGGGAGTTATTCATTAGGATTATTGATTACAAATAGAGTTTATAAAGATGGTATGTATAACAAGAAAGAAGCGGTCATAATTGCGACTGGGTTTTCTACAGTATCAGCAACATTTATGGTTATTGTCGCAAGAACACTAGATTTAATGGATATGTGGAATTTGTTCTTCTGGTCGACGTTAGTCATCACATTTGCAGTGACTGCAATTTCTGCACATCTACCGCCGATTTCAAATGAATCGGAAGCTTATTATCAGAACCAAGATGGTCAAAAAGAGGTAAAAGTGCAAGGCAATTATTTTAAAACAGCTTATGAAGAAGCGAAGAGACAATCACAGCAATCATTATCATTATTTAAAAATATTATGACCAACTTAAAAGATGGTATAGAGATGACGATGGCGATACTACCTTCTATTCTTTCAATCGGTTTTCTAGGTTTGGTATTAGCTAATTTCACACCTATTATTGATTGGTTAAGTTATATATTTTATCCATTTATCTATATTTTTCCGATAGATGATAAAGCATTGTTAGCAAAAGCTTCAACAATTTCAATTATAGAAATGTTTTTACCTTCTCTTCTAGTTGTTAAAGCATCAATTGAAGTGAAGTTCGTTACAGCAATTACGAGTATCTCAGCAATTATATTCTTCTCTGCTTTGGTACCTTGTATTTTAGCAACAGATATCAAAATTCCAATATGGAAGTTAGTAGTGATTTGGTTTATCCGTGTCGCACTTACTTTATTAATTGCGATACCGTTTAGTTTATTAATTTTTTAG